A portion of the Mustela erminea isolate mMusErm1 chromosome 19, mMusErm1.Pri, whole genome shotgun sequence genome contains these proteins:
- the LOC116579557 gene encoding thymosin beta-4-like, with amino-acid sequence MAKIERFDKSELKKTETQHRNPLPPKEMIEQEEQAGKS; translated from the coding sequence ATGGCTAAGATTGAGAGATTCGATAAAtcagaattgaagaagacagaaacacaGCACAGAAATCCACTGCCTCCAAAAGAAATGATTGAACAGGAGGAGCAAGCAGGTAAATCCTAA